A region from the Ichthyobacterium seriolicida genome encodes:
- the nqrF gene encoding NADH:ubiquinone reductase (Na(+)-transporting) subunit F — protein sequence MVTIITSSIFFLLIIQFLVSVLLVSKAKLSPAGVAILNINGKKQVEVTSGSTLLQTLGNNKIFLPSACGGGGTCAMCKCQVLSGGGDILPTEKPYFSRKEIADNWRLGCQVKVKGSMDVKVPEEIFGIKKWTCDVMHNYNVSSFIKAFVLKLPEGEILDFKAGGYIQVDVPECEVDYKDIDISPDENDEAGKDKFKSEWDKFKLWDLKMKNDSSCFRAYSMANHPAEGNIVMLTVRIATPPWNPKKNGWSDINPGICSSYVFSRKPGDKVTISGPYGEFFIKNTDAEMVYIGGGAGMAPMRSHLFHLFHTLKTERKVTFYYGGRSKKELFYVDDFRDIEKKFPNFKFHVVLSEPLPEDNWIAKKTVDDNGDGYVGFVHNAVIEHHLKPHKSPEDIEFYFCGPPMMNDAVVKMCDDWGIPKENVSFDDFG from the coding sequence AATGGCAAAAAACAGGTAGAGGTAACATCTGGTAGCACCTTATTACAGACTTTGGGGAATAACAAAATATTCCTTCCATCGGCCTGTGGAGGTGGAGGCACTTGTGCTATGTGTAAATGTCAGGTATTGAGTGGGGGAGGAGATATATTGCCGACGGAAAAGCCTTATTTTTCTCGTAAGGAAATAGCAGATAATTGGAGGTTAGGTTGTCAAGTAAAGGTAAAGGGCAGCATGGATGTCAAAGTTCCAGAAGAGATTTTCGGGATAAAAAAATGGACCTGCGATGTAATGCATAATTACAATGTGTCATCTTTTATAAAGGCTTTTGTGTTGAAGCTTCCAGAGGGAGAAATCTTAGATTTTAAAGCTGGGGGATATATACAGGTCGATGTTCCAGAATGTGAAGTAGATTATAAAGATATAGATATCTCTCCTGATGAGAACGATGAAGCTGGTAAGGATAAATTTAAAAGTGAATGGGATAAGTTTAAGCTATGGGATTTAAAGATGAAGAATGACTCTTCATGTTTTCGTGCTTATTCTATGGCTAATCATCCAGCTGAGGGTAACATAGTTATGTTGACAGTTCGTATTGCTACACCGCCTTGGAATCCTAAGAAAAACGGTTGGTCGGATATCAATCCTGGAATATGTTCTTCTTATGTCTTTTCTCGTAAACCTGGTGACAAGGTTACCATATCTGGGCCATATGGAGAATTTTTCATAAAGAATACTGATGCTGAAATGGTCTATATAGGGGGTGGAGCTGGTATGGCGCCTATGAGATCTCATCTGTTCCATCTCTTTCACACTCTTAAGACAGAGAGAAAGGTGACATTTTATTATGGAGGGCGTTCCAAAAAAGAATTGTTTTATGTAGATGATTTTAGAGATATAGAGAAAAAGTTTCCTAATTTCAAATTTCATGTTGTTCTATCCGAACCTCTTCCTGAAGATAATTGGATTGCTAAAAAAACTGTTGATGACAATGGTGACGGTTATGTAGGTTTTGTTCACAATGCCGTTATAGAGCATCATTTAAAGCCTCATAAATCTCCGGAGGATATAGAATTTTATTTCTGTGGCCCACCTATGATGAATGATGCTGTAGTAAAGATGTGTGACGACTGGGGTATTCCTAAAGAAAATGTATCCTTCGACGACTTTGGTTAG